A genomic region of Catalinimonas niigatensis contains the following coding sequences:
- a CDS encoding amidohydrolase/deacetylase family metallohydrolase — protein MRNLLVCILLIVPLFTQAQSIDLLIKGGHVFDPKNQIDGVMDVAIANDKILRVAVDIPASEAKKVIDATGLYVCPGLIDIHTHVFVGSKAGKFADGVNSLSPDDFTFRAGITTVVDAGTSGWRNFPQFKAQVIDQSKTRVLAFLNIAGSGMSGDSVQQDIQDMDAEKTAQVIQQYPDVIVGIKIGHYEGKEWTPFDRALSAGNQSGKPLFVECHLPQYSLEDQLNRMRPGDIITHAYEKVSERMSVIDEQGKVRPFVMEAQERGVLFDLGHGGAGFWFSEAMPALEQGLWPNSFGTDLHRFSMNAGMKDMLNVMSKYMSMGMPLEEVLLRASWNPAKSIQREDLGHLSEGAVADVAVLRLREGDFGYVDAGGNRLQGKHKLEAELTIRAGKVVWDLNGIAAQEFKK, from the coding sequence ATGAGAAATCTACTTGTATGTATCCTTCTTATCGTTCCACTATTTACTCAAGCCCAGTCCATTGATCTGCTGATCAAAGGCGGTCATGTCTTTGATCCAAAAAATCAAATAGATGGTGTGATGGATGTTGCCATTGCCAATGATAAAATTCTGCGGGTAGCTGTTGACATTCCGGCCAGTGAAGCCAAAAAAGTTATTGATGCTACAGGTCTATATGTATGCCCCGGACTGATTGACATCCATACCCATGTGTTTGTAGGCAGCAAAGCTGGCAAGTTTGCCGATGGCGTTAATAGCCTTTCTCCGGATGACTTTACTTTCCGGGCGGGCATCACAACAGTGGTGGATGCAGGAACATCCGGCTGGCGGAATTTTCCTCAGTTCAAAGCACAGGTGATTGACCAATCCAAAACCAGGGTGCTGGCCTTTCTCAATATCGCCGGTTCCGGCATGAGCGGCGACTCCGTGCAGCAGGACATTCAGGACATGGACGCTGAGAAAACGGCTCAAGTGATTCAGCAATATCCTGACGTCATTGTGGGGATTAAAATCGGCCACTATGAAGGCAAAGAGTGGACACCTTTTGACAGGGCTTTGTCCGCAGGTAATCAATCGGGAAAACCTCTTTTTGTAGAATGTCATCTGCCACAGTATTCCCTGGAAGATCAGCTCAATCGTATGCGTCCGGGAGATATCATCACCCATGCTTATGAAAAAGTATCGGAACGTATGTCAGTCATTGATGAGCAGGGAAAAGTACGTCCCTTTGTGATGGAAGCCCAAGAGAGAGGAGTTCTCTTTGACCTCGGACATGGAGGTGCAGGTTTCTGGTTTAGTGAAGCCATGCCTGCACTGGAACAGGGACTTTGGCCTAATTCCTTTGGTACGGACCTGCACCGTTTTAGTATGAATGCCGGGATGAAAGATATGCTGAACGTGATGTCCAAATACATGAGCATGGGCATGCCTTTAGAAGAGGTACTGTTGCGTGCAAGCTGGAATCCTGCAAAATCCATCCAGAGAGAAGACCTCGGACATCTGAGCGAAGGTGCAGTAGCGGACGTTGCAGTGTTACGATTAAGAGAAGGAGACTTTGGCTATGTAGATGCCGGGGGCAACCGACTGCAAGGCAAGCACAAATTAGAAGCTGAATTGACCATTCGTGCCGGAAAAGTAGTTTGGGATTTAAATGGAATAGCTGCCCAAGAGTTTAAAAAATAA
- a CDS encoding c-type cytochrome — MKLVFLCTYQLSSGLIHLVKGGLLLYFVISVTGCTPSTELPTGDPENGGLFLPDDFEALVVVDSIGRARHLVVHDNGDIYVRLSSSDSLHGGNIALRDTTNDGKADIIQRFGTEGAERTTYGTAMLIHEGYLYYSSATVLFRQQLTDGKLIPESEKEIVLQDDHAHGVHWHITKPVSFDRQGYMYVPFGAPSNACQDLSATPNGAPDGEGLDPCPELEEHGGIWRFEANKTGLTQKDGSLYATGIRSVVAMDWNPVDEHVYVVMHGRDNLHSLFPDRFSPWQSAVLPSEEFLKITEGADYGWPYCYYDQIQKKKVLAPEYGGDGNTIERCADMDLPVMGFPGHWAPNDVLFYEGNQFPERYKNGAFIAFHGSTNRAPYPQSGYIVAFVPFENGTATGKWEVFADGFTGVDTLVNTSDAQYRPVGLAEGPDGSLYITESNQGKIWRVMYKGDSDNFGESALAQMEDRKLLSHIKTPDVVEDDLQKNVLAGQKLYNTFCATCHQQNGRGAIGRFPPLAATDWVSGDKERLINIVLNGLEGSIEVNGELYNSVMPQHRFLSDEEIAEILSFIRQNFGNNASVISAEEVKAVRN, encoded by the coding sequence ATGAAGTTAGTCTTTTTATGTACTTATCAGCTTTCTTCCGGCTTAATTCATTTAGTAAAAGGAGGGCTTCTTTTATATTTTGTGATCAGTGTTACCGGATGCACACCTTCCACCGAATTACCAACCGGTGATCCTGAAAACGGGGGCTTATTTCTTCCCGATGATTTTGAAGCGCTGGTGGTTGTGGATAGCATCGGGCGAGCCAGACACCTGGTTGTCCATGACAATGGGGATATCTATGTCAGGCTGAGTTCATCTGATAGCCTGCATGGTGGTAATATCGCCCTTCGCGATACCACAAATGATGGCAAAGCAGATATTATTCAACGATTCGGTACAGAAGGCGCAGAAAGAACAACCTATGGCACCGCCATGCTTATCCATGAGGGATATCTGTATTACAGCTCTGCCACTGTGCTTTTCAGGCAGCAGTTAACCGATGGAAAACTGATTCCTGAAAGTGAAAAAGAAATTGTGTTACAGGATGACCATGCCCATGGTGTACACTGGCACATCACTAAGCCGGTATCTTTTGACAGACAGGGATATATGTATGTTCCCTTTGGTGCGCCTTCCAATGCTTGTCAGGACCTCAGTGCTACACCCAATGGCGCTCCTGATGGTGAAGGCTTGGACCCCTGTCCTGAGCTGGAAGAGCATGGGGGAATCTGGCGGTTTGAAGCAAACAAGACGGGATTGACACAAAAAGATGGTTCTTTGTATGCGACAGGCATCCGCAGTGTGGTAGCCATGGATTGGAATCCGGTGGATGAACATGTGTATGTGGTCATGCATGGAAGAGATAATTTACATAGTCTTTTTCCCGACCGATTTTCACCCTGGCAAAGTGCGGTGCTTCCTTCTGAAGAATTTTTGAAAATTACCGAAGGAGCTGATTATGGCTGGCCTTATTGCTATTATGATCAGATACAAAAAAAGAAAGTGCTGGCGCCTGAATACGGAGGAGATGGGAATACGATAGAAAGGTGCGCTGACATGGATTTGCCGGTTATGGGTTTTCCCGGACACTGGGCACCCAATGATGTGTTGTTTTATGAAGGAAACCAGTTTCCCGAACGATACAAAAATGGTGCTTTCATCGCTTTTCATGGCTCTACCAACCGAGCTCCCTATCCGCAGTCCGGGTATATCGTCGCTTTTGTACCTTTTGAGAATGGCACTGCGACAGGCAAGTGGGAAGTTTTTGCCGATGGCTTTACCGGAGTAGATACGCTTGTCAATACCAGCGATGCCCAATACCGTCCGGTAGGACTGGCCGAAGGGCCGGATGGCTCCTTGTATATCACCGAATCCAATCAGGGCAAAATCTGGCGGGTGATGTACAAAGGTGATAGCGATAATTTCGGTGAATCCGCCCTGGCACAAATGGAAGATCGTAAGCTTTTATCCCATATTAAAACGCCCGATGTAGTGGAGGATGACTTACAGAAAAATGTTTTAGCGGGTCAAAAGCTATACAATACTTTCTGTGCTACCTGTCACCAGCAAAATGGCAGGGGAGCCATCGGTCGTTTTCCTCCTTTGGCGGCTACCGACTGGGTGAGTGGTGATAAAGAAAGGCTGATTAACATTGTATTGAATGGCCTGGAAGGCAGCATTGAAGTGAATGGAGAGCTATACAACAGTGTGATGCCTCAGCATCGTTTTCTAAGCGATGAAGAGATAGCAGAAATTCTAAGTTTTATCCGACAAAATTTTGGCAATAATGCCAGTGTCATTAGTGCTGAAGAGGTCAAGGCTGTAAGAAATTAG